GCTTCCCATTGCAGCCAGGACACCAGGCAGTGGCCGGGCCAGAAGGAGGCCCCTGTCCCACCTCACATCTCTGGCTTAGAAAGGCCTGACAACACTGAGAGGCTAGGGCACTCCGGAGAATGGTCACATTGTAACGAGGCCCTGCTTCCCTCTGGGAAGGGTAGAAACAGAAGATGGGGGGGGGTGGCTTGAGAGTAGCAGACTCTGAGAACCTGGCAGTGGAAGAAGTTGGAGCCATCGGCCTGGAGAAGAGACTTGGCCTGCCGTGCAATCTCTGAAGGATAAGGGGTTAGACTGTGTGTGGGATGGTGACCCCAGGGCTCAGAGATAGGCTCAGATAGAAGACAACCCAGAAAGGAGATGGTAAGTTCACTGTGAGTGGAGGTATGCAAGAAGGTAGGTGAGCACTCGGCTAACTCTTAACAGGACAGGGGATTAGATGAGAGAGCCTTAAGATGTCTGCCTTCCAAGGAGTCTGTAAACTGGGGACCTAAGAAACTGACTTTGGTATCTGTGGCTCTTGCAAAAGGGCACTATCTTTGCCTTCATTAGCTTCCAAATGGATCCCTAATGTTCGAAGCCCAGCAATGCCAGCTACAGGGCCACAGCCTAGGTCATGACATTCTGAGGAGCTGGCAagagctgggtgggggtggggaggtagggTCATTCTGAGGTCATCTCCCTTGTACACCTCACACTCAGTCACAGTTGCTagaaacagtgttttaaaaactCATCTTCAGGTGGCTCTCATTTCTAAATATGGAAATAGGTGAGTATCCTGGGCTTTCAAAGTGCTTTAGAAAGGGAATATCTGTAGAATAACTCATGATACCTCTTCCACTATTTTCTCCAAATTTCAACCCTTGAAATGTGCTCCTTTTCTcagctttccttttttcccctccattcttTCTAGGAGGCTCATGGTATCTTCAAGAGGGAACGGGACCCTCGGACAGTTTTCAGCAGGGCTGATACTAGTGTTTGGAATGGGACGTTGCTCCCTCCTAAGTGACTCTCCTGTACAATGCAGGACATTTGGCATCTCTGGCCATCCTCGCCTTTTAAATTCCAGCAGCATTTCCCAACATCCGTTAGAGGTGACACTGCCCTCTCCCTCTTTGAAAATCATTGCCtgaatggccatactacccagtGACAAAGCCAAGGCCAAAGTCAaatcccattcattcattccaagaACTTTTATTCTTCAATAGGGTGTGTGTCAGAAGAGCAAAGGGAACGAGGGCCTAAACTGAGGTGGTGAAAAGTGGACTGAATCCCTGCCCACAAAGTTACTACTCCCGATTTCTCTTCTTTTGCCAAACTCCGTTTTCGTCCTCTAGCCCACCTAGCTCGCTGGTTCCGCAATTGCACCACAGATTGACTTTCTGGGAATTAGTGGAAAGACCCTAGATGAGCGCGATCCTCGGGAGCACAATCAGGTTGTTTTAAGGCGGGGTGCGAGTCCCGAAACCCTGAGATCTCACAGCAGCTTTCCTGCTCGAGCGAGCAGCCGCTTTCCGCCGGGCTTACGAGAGCTAGGTGCCTGCCGCAAGGCCCCTGCAGCAGAGTCGCGGCGGAACTCGGTGGAGGTGAAGGACAGTCGACCCCCACGGTCGATACCGGAGTTGTCCCGGGGTGGGtggctggggtgaggggtggtgggtggggccGCGGCTCAGAAGGAGCAGAGGCCAGCGCAACCCGGCTCGACCTTGCCCTCCAAACAGCAGAGGCCGAGGCCGCAGGGAATGGCGGAGCCACCTCGCTAAAGTCCTTTGAGATGCCACCTCGGTGCGAaaagggcggggagggggcgcgggGAGTGGGCAAGCGAGATTATTATTATTCCTCGGTTTTGCCGCGGCAGCTAGCGCCGGCGGGTTGTTCTGTTTGAATGAATGAGCCCAGCGGCCGCGCCCAATGGGCTCCCGCGCCTGTTTAATATTCATGAGGCCCGCAGCCAATGGCCGGGCGAGGAGGTTGTTTTAAACGGCGGAGCCCGCTGGCCAATCAGGCGGCTCTCGTGGAGGCAGCTAGCGCGAGGCTGTGGAGCGCTGAGCCGCGCGTCGTGCCCTGCGCTGCCCAGACTAGCGAACAATACAGGTACGTTTCGCACCGCCCGCCgtcgccgccaccgccgccgctgccaccgccaccgccaccgTCGCCGCCGCCGCAGAAGCAGCGCCCGCACAACTTTCCTCCGGCCCGCGCCGCCGCGAGCGCGCTCAGCCGCCGCCCCCTGCCTCTCCTCCGCGCGCCCTTCCCGCCCCCTTCGCCTCCCCTCTTTGCTATAGGTGCGGGAAGGAAAAAGCGATTCAGGTGTTTCAACTTTTCCGTGCATCAACCTGAGCTCCCCACTGTCGGGGCTGCGTTCCCTCCGCGGAACCCGTCTCGGCCGACGCCCCCTGGGGCAGCGGCCCAGGGACCTTGACCCCCCCCCCAAGCCAGATGTTCGGGCAGCTGCGGCGGCGCGAGCCGAGGGGCGACTGCGGGTTCGGGCGGCGCGCGTCCCGGCGCCGGGCGGCGGACCTGGGCAGGGGCCGGTGCTTCTCCGCCCGGGACGGACTCGGGGGAGGCCGGGCGACCGCTGCCCGCCGGGGACTACGGCGCAGGCAAACTTCGCTCCCGGTCTCGGCTGGGCGCCGCGCGGCCCCGGGGGGCTGCACTGCTGCTTCTGCATTAACATGGCCGTCGCGGGAGCGCCCGGCGGCCCGGGGAGGGGGGGCGCGGGCCGGCCGCCCCCCGCTCATCTCCTGCCCGCAGggcaccgccgccgccgccgccgccgtgaACATGGCTGGCGCGGCACGGCGCGGCGCTGGGCTCAGGCGAGCTGCCGGGGGACGGGCGGCGGGTACAGCGAGCGGGCTCCGGCCTCGGCCCCAGCGCCCGAGGCCTGGGGCGGGCGGCGTGGAGGGCCGGGGGCGCCGCCGCGGGCCCCTGCGCGGCCGAGCGTCATGGCCGCACGGGCGCCTTTGTTATCCCGAGGAGTGCGCTCCGCGCCGCCGCCGGGGGCGGGGGGTCCAGCCCGCGGCCCCCGCAGccccgggcggggcggggtggggtgggggctggcgaGCGGGCGGCGGCGGTGGCAGGGCCCGGACCGCTTTGTTcgccgccgtcgccgccgccCGCGCCGGCCGCGCGCGGATCAGCCATTTTAGCGAGCGGAGCTTGGAGGCGCGGCGGGCGCCGCGGTCACCGCTGCTGCCCGCTCGGCTCCGCGCCCCCGGcgcgctgccgccgccgccgccccccgctCCCTACGCCCCCCGCGGGTAGCAGTGGCGGATTTCAGGGGCACtttctttcatcaggaagcttttGACAAAATGGAAGGTGAATTCTGCGTGTCCAAGTGACCCAGCGCGGGGCCGAGCCCGGCCGTCCGTGGCCGGCCCCGGGTTCCCCCGCGACCCGCGCCGCCGCAcccgcgccgccgccgcgggGCCCAGATTCAGCCCCTCGGTCGCTCCCAGGGAAGGGGAACGCTTGAATTTAGCGTGATGACCTTGGGtgtgggaaaaggaaaagatggcGGGAAgcaaggggggtggggtgggacagGGGCGATAACACGCCACAGCTGCATTTTGATTTGGAAACTTTGCAGAAAGTGTTCCTGGCTGGACATGCTTGCCTTTACCGATGGGCAAGACTAGCCCTTTCTGTTTCCCCTCCCCCTTTAGGTAATGATGAAGATACAGACTGGAACTAAACAGTACAAGGGAGATCTGCTCACTTGCCAGATTACTGTTCTTGTAAAAGCCATTTTTATAAGCCAGAACGCATCAAAAATAGTGAAATTTCAAGTGTTCCCCATTTACAGTTCTCCTGCTTTGGTCTTGTAATCCTCGGTGGCAACAGTATTGTTGTCTCTAACATAGTAAAACAGATGACCCGCTAGCCTGAAGTGGTTCGTTGCAAGCTTCTGCCACCCGCCTGCACCCTTTACCAACGTGTCCTCCGTGTGCCCTTCCcacttttgaattgtagtttgcAAAACGTAATAGTTCTGAGTCGCAATATAGCTCAGAACCACCCAGCTTGGGTCGGTTCCATTTGGAGAACTTGATCACTCCCGGAGAAGTAACTCACAAACCAGCACACTTCATGCTGGTCAAAAGTTAAATGACAAGTGACAGTGAAACTGATTTCCTCCCTACTCTGCCTTCAGCTGCTACAGGATGGGGGCAAGGGTTCTTCCAAAAGGGCCACCTCTGGTATATCTTACAGATGTTCattgtgtttgtttctctttgtctctcttctcttcatcAGTCAAGATGGCTAAAGGTGATCCCAAGAAACCAAAGGGCAAGATGTCTGCTTATGCCTTCTTTGTGCAGACGTGCAGAGAGGAACATAAGAAGAAAAACCCAGAGGTCCCTGTCAattttgctgaattttccaagaaATGCTCTGAGAGGTGgaaggtatttttcttttatatttttccagctACTCTTAGTTGGATTTCACACTTTCTGGTTACTGACCTTCAGTGTAGCTCCAGGTGgctgttttcttcctctttacTTAGACTCATCTTGTCTCTCCttagaattttgttttatttttgaagattCTGCAAGGGTTTAAGgctgtcatccccttttgcaaGTGATTCTCACTGCTGCCACCATAATTACAGGACAGCTGAACAGGTATGTGCTCACTGCATTGAGGTCCTGTGTTTTGCAGACCATGTCCGGGAAAGAGAAGTCGAAGTTCGATGAAATGGCAAAGGCGGATAAAGTGCGCTATGATCGGGAAATGAAGGATTACGGACCAGCTAAGGGAGGCAAGAAGAAGAAGGACCCTAATGCCCCCAAGAGACCACCGTAAGTGGCTATAGGATTCAGGATAGCAGTTAAGAGCTTTCCTTCTgcttgaaagatttttaaaaagacaactgTACCTAAAAAGATGTTGTGATACCTCAGCAAAACAGTGTATACTTTGAGCTGTACAGTGCAGGGCCAGGGAAATTCCTGGTTGTGGCTGTCTTTGTGAGCTGTACGCATGCATGGTGGTTGGCTGTTGGCATTTCCACTGGGAAGGGGGCAGACAGCCCAGTTCTGGGTGTCAGTGTCCATTGGCGTTTTCGCTATCCTTTTCCCAGTAACTGAGAAAGCACCGTATGTTGCTGAAGCCTCTTAAGCATTCTAGTGCCTGCAACTTTGTAATATTGTGTATGGCATCATGTATTTCTTCACTTGAGGGGAGAGTCATAGTGGTAGGAATTTGTGCATTCAGCAACATGAGATCTTGACTTCAGCTCCCATTTTGGTGGGTTCTCCTCTGATGTATACAATTCTCTCCCCACAAGGTCTGGATTTTTCCTATTCTGCTCTGAATTCCGCCCCAAGATCAAGTCTGCAAACCCTGGCATCTCTATTGGAGATGTGGCGAAGAAGCTGGGCGAGATGTGGAATAACTTAAGTGACAGTGAGAAGCAGCCATACATCAACAAGGCAGCGAAGCTGAAGGAGAAGTATGAGAAGGTGAGAGACCAGAGTGTACCCTGCACAGGCTGGGGGTGGAAGGCTGCAGGACTCGTCTCCATGCCAGATCGGCCTAGTATATTGGTGGTCCGGCTTCTGACAGATGGTTGTGCCTAAGATAGCTTTTCAGGCAGGCTTCAAAATGTGATCATATGAGCGTGCCCCTAGCAGAGGGTCAGATAGTGCTTATTCACTGGACTTTTAGAGCACGTGAACACCCATGCATTCTGCAATTGGAGTGGCTGCAAACCCAGTTTGAATctggaaagaaatatttcaaagagtAGTCCTGTCTTTCTCCCGTGTTTTCTCCTTCTGGGGTGGGGATGGCTTGCTTCTACCCTTGACTCATTTGCAATGTGTGTCTGTCCCTTCCAGGATGTCGCAGACTATAAGTCTAAAGGGAAGTTTGATGGTGCCAAGGGTGCTGCTAAAGTTGCCCGGAAAAAGGTGGAAGAGGAAGATGaagaggatgaggaggaggaggaggaggaggaggaggaggaagaggatgaataaaaaaaaaactgttgatcTGTCTCCTTGTGAATACCTTAGAGTAGGGAGCGCCTTGATTGACACACCTCTCACCCAAGATGTGTCTGTTGCCCTCATTAGGTTTAATTACCCAATTGGATCATGATCATATCTTAGTGCTCTAGCAATTGTCAGTGGTTTACATTAAGTGGCCATGGGTGTCTGGAGCACCTGGAAACTGTATCAAAGTTGTAcatatttccaaacatttttaaaatgaaaggctCTCGTGTTCTCCTCACTCTGTGCACTTTGCTGTTGGTGTGACAAGGCATTTAAAGATGtttctggcattttttttttgtttttttaatttgtaaggtGGTGTGTTAATTCTATGGTCATGGGCTAGAAATCCCGAGTTCTCAACTGTACATATCTATAGTTtgtaaaaagaacaaagcaaccGAGACACACTCTTGATGCTCCTTGCTTGGTGTGGAGGCTGTGGGGGCAATGCCTTCCGGAGGGGCTGTAGCTCAGGGCGTGCACTGTGGGGCTGGACCTGTGGACACTGCAGTGGGCATCCATTTAGCTTCAggttgtcttgtttttgtatatagCGACATAGCATCCCGCTGCCATTCTTAGCTGTGGAAGGGGGGGGTGGGGTCAGCAGGCATGAGAAGTGTTTTGGATCCTTTTTAGTTGAAGTGCGGtagttttaaactgttttttttttttttaaacaaactgtaGAGCTGTTCATTGTCAGCAAAGCCAAGAGCCACTGCACCAGTGAAAGTTCAAGAACCTTCTGTACTAAACACGATCTGCaatgttctgttattttttttgtatgtttagaatgttgaaatgtttttgaagttaaataaacagtattacatttttaaaattgtgctcTATGATGACAGTCTAAATGTCTGACTCACCTCAGTCTTAGCAggaggacaacccactccatggcATCTTGTAACTAGCCTCCTGGTGAATCTGGTAAATAACTTCTTTTACTTACTGTGGCCAACCTACTGAGGACAGAGATACTAAGAGGACTACTTGAAGCTACTGTGTGATTTTGTTTGTGTCTGAAAGGCATTAAGGTGAAGTCTAAGCTGCTGAATGTAGGTGCTAAGGTCACAGGCAAGATTTACCAGTTCTCAAGAGGTTTAGGAAGGTGGGTGGTTAAGATTGAGGCTGACTACTACTGGggtttgcttgtttttggtttcttttttttaaaatctcccactgtacccacctcccacacacacacacacactggggagGTGGTCAAATTCATTGCTAAACAGCAAAACGTtctttcaggcttttttttttctttcacccaTGCACCCCACCCCATGCCCCAGTACTCATAGTAGAACATT
The nucleotide sequence above comes from Capricornis sumatraensis isolate serow.1 chromosome X, serow.2, whole genome shotgun sequence. Encoded proteins:
- the HMGB3 gene encoding high mobility group protein B3 isoform X1, which produces MGARVLPKGPPLVYLTDVHCVCFSLSLFSSSVKMAKGDPKKPKGKMSAYAFFVQTCREEHKKKNPEVPVNFAEFSKKCSERWKTMSGKEKSKFDEMAKADKVRYDREMKDYGPAKGGKKKKDPNAPKRPPSGFFLFCSEFRPKIKSANPGISIGDVAKKLGEMWNNLSDSEKQPYINKAAKLKEKYEKDVADYKSKGKFDGAKGAAKVARKKVEEEDEEDEEEEEEEEEEEEDE
- the HMGB3 gene encoding high mobility group protein B3 isoform X2; protein product: MAKGDPKKPKGKMSAYAFFVQTCREEHKKKNPEVPVNFAEFSKKCSERWKTMSGKEKSKFDEMAKADKVRYDREMKDYGPAKGGKKKKDPNAPKRPPSGFFLFCSEFRPKIKSANPGISIGDVAKKLGEMWNNLSDSEKQPYINKAAKLKEKYEKDVADYKSKGKFDGAKGAAKVARKKVEEEDEEDEEEEEEEEEEEEDE